One genomic window of Pocillopora verrucosa isolate sample1 chromosome 8, ASM3666991v2, whole genome shotgun sequence includes the following:
- the LOC131779961 gene encoding beta-1,4-N-acetylgalactosaminyltransferase 3-like — MWRNGVSFFGRGILSRRRLTFIVGVISIPFAGCLLLLFSSKNGGFQRHVSTTPCNCPCARSQQLEPKANVEKPIADEQNALSTFTRELNSGYVPSTIGSLNLHIWSGVCGTKVDNLRKWPHFPYHPHRRLSVSAFHFTENPASQSTGYRFFGFVHPRESGVYKFAISSDDTSELWLSANEDPASSKLIARVYSPTESAWTSDGDYKKYAEQISKEVTLHTGKKYYIESLLKQEAGAVHLAVYWSRNSKFEIITSDYLTSFVEHSFDDIPLHAGKQNSLILENKRKLFYFHRLPLIDRAQFSGVLPTCSYSPSFLVREKLVKYQSVWLQRESNVYPQDDSVMTKAALTNEWTHTNKVAKKDRVIAVVDELMKSLPSGKYFLKKIHKVTQKPDEKKGDRFLLNLELGSKNTSQTFRLSEHIYQPKGNHNLCLPDGLNWNKSAKIYIVLPVKEQGNWVHYFIEQLTYASLATGDNNFHVVVADFESKDIDIAKAFQTPLLHSRHSIVTLRGKFYKTLALNVACQLVSNPNDIIFLFDLHIDMPVDLLDHVRMNTIAGRLAYFPIVGRLNCGSTSEEHQGFWQWNGFGIASMYKSDWERFGGMNAQEYKYNWGGEDWDLLDRVMQLPLEVERIRYPGLYHHYHKKKAKWN; from the exons ATGTGGCGTAATGGCGTCAGCTTCTTTGGAAGAGGGATTTTAAGTCGGCGACGGCTTACCTTCATTGTCGGGGTCATTAGTATTCCTTTCGCAGGGTGTTTGCTGCTATTGTTTTCCTCTAAAAATGGAGGTTTTCAGCGTCATGTTAGTACTACTCCGTGCAATTGTCCATGTGCGAGAAGTCAACAATTAGAACCGAAAGCGAACGTTGAAAAACCTATAGCGGACGAACAAAATGCATTGTCAACGTTTACACGGGAACTGAATAGTGGATATGTCCCTTCGACTATTGGCTCTCTGAATCTTCATATTTGGTCTGGGGTATGCGGCACGAAAGTCGATAATTTACGAAAGTGGCCTCATTTTCCTTATCACCCACACAGGCGCTTATCTGTATCTGCATTTCATTTTACGGAAAATCCCGCTTCACAATCCACCGGATATAGATTCTTTGGATTCGTCCATCCGAGGGAAAGCGGCGTGTACAAGTTTGCCATATCATCCGATGACACTTCTGAATTATGGTTGAGTGCAAATGAGGACCCTGCTTCAAGTAAGTTGATTGCTCGTGTTTATTCTCCCACAGAATCTGCTTGGACTTCAGATGGAGACTACAAAAAGTATGCGGAGCAAATATCTAAGGAGGTCACCCTTCACACCggtaaaaaatattacattgaGTCTTTACTTAAACAGGAAGCTGGGGCAGTTCATTTGGCTGTGTATTGGTCTCGTaattcaaagtttgaaattatAACCTCGGATTACTTGACGAGCTTTGTTGAACATAGCTTTGATGATATTCCCCTACACGCGGGTAAACAAAATAGCTTGATACTCGAAAACAAAAGGAAGTTATTTTACTTTCATCGTCTTCCTCTCATTGACCGCGCTCAATTTAGTGGCGTTTTGCCGACCTGTTCTTATAGCCCGAGCTTTCTGGTGCGTGAGAAACTAGTGAAGTACCAAAGTGTTTGGTTGCAACGTGAGTCAAACGTGTACCCGCAAGATGATTCGGTAATGACTAAGGCAGCCTTGACTAACGAATGGACGCATACTAATAAAGTTGCAAAGAAGGATCGAGTAATAGCTGTCGTAGACGAGTTGATGAAATCTTTACCGTCCGG aaaatactttttgaagaaaatacaCAAAGTGACTCAAAAGCCAGACGAAAAAAAAGGCGATCGCTTCTTATTAAACCTTGAACTTGGCTCAAAGAACACCAGTCAAACATTTAGGCTGTCGGAGCACATTTACCAACCGAAAGGAAATCACAATTTGTGCCTTCCAGATGGATTGAACTGGAATAAAAGCGCCAAGATCTATATCGTTCTACCTGTCAAGGAACAAGGAAACTGGGTGCACTATTTTATTGAACAACTAACTTATGCTAGCTTGGCAACTGGTGACAATAACTTTCACGTCGTTGTTGCTGATTTTGAAAGTAAAGATATTGATATAGCCAAGGCTTTCCAAACACCTCTACTTCACAGCAGGCATAGTATTGTTACACTAAGGGGTAAATTCTACAAGACGCTGGCCCTAAACGTAGCCTGTCAGCTTGTTTCCAACCCAAACgatataatttttctgtttgacTTGCATATTGACATGCCCGTGGATCTTTTGGACCATGTTCGAATG aaCACCATTGCTGGTCGATTGGCTTATTTTCCAATCGTTGGCCGACTGAATTGTGGCAGTACTTCTGAAGAACATCAAGGATTTTGGCAATGGAACGGGTTTGGAATCGCGTCAATGTATAAATCTGATTGGGAGAGATTTGGGG GGATGAATGCTCAGGAATACAAGTACAATTGGGGTGGGGAAGACTGGGACCTTCTTGACCGCGTGATGCAGTTACCCTTGGAAGTGGAGCGGATCAGGTACCCAGGCCtctatcatcattatcataaaaaaaaggcaaagtgGAATTAG